The DNA window ATGACGCTCGGGGAGGCCATCGAGTGGCGACGGTCGATCCGGTCGTACGGCAAGGTCCCCGTTCATCTGAACCAGCTCGCAGCGTTCCTCTTTCACGTCGCGCGCATCCGGTCGACGTTCGATTTCGAGGTCAGGAACGCGGAGGGAGCGCTGCTGGAGACGTTGCAGCTCGGCAACCGCCCCTGTCCTGCGGGGGGCGCGATTCACGAGCTGGAGATCTACGTCACCGTCAATCAGTGCGTCGATCTGGAGGCCGGTCTCTACCTCTACCGCCCCATGGAGCATCAGCTGATCCGGATCTCCGGACGCAGCGCGAGCGTGGAGGGCATCCTCACCATGGCGAGCCGGTCCGCGGCGATCACGCACGCGCCTCAGGTGGTGCTGACGCTTGCCGCGCGGTTCGAGCGGATGACGTGGAAGTACAGCTCCATCGCCTACGCCGCGACGCTCAAGAACGTGGGGGTGCTGTACCAGACGATGTACCTGGTGGCGACGGCCATGGGGCTCGCACCGTGCGCGCTCGGCAACGGAAACTCGGACGCCTTCGCCGAGGCCATCGGGACGAACTACTACGCCGAGACCTCGGTGGGAGAGTTCATGCTGGGGAGCCTTCCCGATGGGGAGGAGGCGCCAGCGTGGTCGAAGTTCGTCGGGCATGCACCGAACGCGGCCCTCGCGCCCGCTGCGGCGGCGCAGGCCGAAGAGGCGGTGTCACCAGGGGGGGCGGTGTCACCAGGAGGAGGGGCGTCGCCTGATGGCTCCGCGTCTGCTGGGAACGCGGCGCCGCCAGGGAGAGCGTCGACCGGGGAGGTCGGCGATGCGCTGGATCGCGAGCTGGTGCGCCTCGTCGCCCGGGCCGCGCCGCCTGCCGATCGCACCGAAACACAGTGGTTCCAGCCGTCGCCGGAGGCACGCCCGGAGGAGGTCGCGCGCCGTGTCGGGCGGTGGGTACACGCCGTCGCGCAGGGCGATCGAGCGCGCTTCGATGCGCTGCTCGCGGCGCGCGGGATCTCTCAGGAGCGGTTTCTTCGCGGCGTCTCCGAGGTCGTGGCCGAGGATCCCGAGCGCCTGCCGAGGTGGGGGCGGGTGTTCGTGGCGCTGATGCGGAAGGTGGTTTCCGGTGCTGCTCCGACGCTCTCCGAGGGGGAGCTTGCGCGGTTCGGTGGGCTCAATCCGTTCAACGATCTCCTGCACCCGTTCCTCGGGATCGCGCTCGGGGAGCTGCGGGAGCGGGTGGCCGCAGCCGGGGTGGCGGTCACGGCGCAGGCGGAGATGCACCTCGTCGGGCTGCTCGGGGGGCGGCTCGCCTCCGCCGTCCTCCACGTCGTGGATGGTGAGCTGCAGACGCAGCTCGCGGCAGCGCGCCTCTCGGGCAAGCCTCTGGAGGGGGCCACGCCACGGCTCGACGGGTCGGGCGCGGGCTGGATGGAGCGGCTCCGCAGGTATCCAGCGCTCTCGCTCCTGCTGGGGACCATCCACGCCAATTGGAGCGGCTTCACCGAGGAACTGCTGCGGCGGCTCGCGGCCGATCGCGCGCTCCTCGAAGCGGAACTGTTCTCCGGTCGCGCGCTCGGGGCGCTGGACGTGGTCCGCGGCGACGCAGGCGATCGGCACGACCACGGCCGCGCGGTCGCCCTGTTGACGTTCGATTCGGGACATCGGGTCGTCTACAAGCCGAAGGATCTGCGGGTCTCCGCGGCGTTCCAGGATCTCTGCGCCGCGCTCCAGCCGTCGCTGTCCATGCCGCTCCACGTGCGCCGGATCCTGTGCCGCGAGGGGTATGCGTGGGAGGCCTGGGTCGAGCATGCGCCGTGCGCGTCGCCCGAGGAGGTTGCGCGGTTCTACCGGCGCATGGGCATGACGAGCCGGTTGCTCCAGCTCCTCGGGGCGCGGGACTTCTGGCTCGACAACCTGGTGGCATGCGGTGAGCACCCGGTGTTCATCGATCTGGAGATGGTGCTGCAGCCGCCCATGCGGCCCCCGTCACGGCTGTCGTCTGCCGAGCAGCGCGCCTTCGCCAGGGTGCAGGAGACGGTGGTGCCTTCGGGCACGGTCGCGCACTCCACGCCCATCGGGCGCGGGATCAAGGCAGAGGACCTGGGGGCGCTGACGCCGCAGCGGGTGCTCAGCTCTCCGTTCAAGATGGCCTACTCCGCGCCGATGAAGGCGCTCCTCGCGCCGACCACCGGCCGGCACGAGCGCACGGCGTGGTCCAAGGCGGGCTATGCGCCGGTCTTCGAGGGAAAGCCGGCGGTCGCTGCCGATCACCTCGGCGAGGTGCTGGAGGGCTACCGGGAGATGCACCGCTGTCTGTGCGCGAACGAGGCGATGCTGCGCGCCGAGGACGGGCCGCTCCTGCGGATGGCGGGGTTCCCGATCCGGCACATCCACCGCGATACGTGGTCCTGTCTGCAGATCGCCAGCGACAGCGTGCGCACGCCGCTGCTCGTCGACGGGGTGACGCGGGAGATCTTCCTGGAAGGGCTCATGCGGAGTGCGGTGGAAGGGTCTCTGCCCGACACCCAGGCTGCGCAGATGGTCGAGAGCGAGATCGCGTCGTTTCGCGAGCTGGACGTCCCGTTGTTCCAGGCGCGGACGTCGGAGACGAGCGTGCGTCCCAGCACGGGGGGCGTGATCGAGGCGTATTTCAGCCGCTCGGCGCTGTCGGCGGCGCTCGAACGGGTGGCAGGGCTCCAGACGTTTCCTCTCGAAGAGGAGGTCGACTTCTTCCGGAGCTCGTTTTCCACGGGCGCCCACGAGCCGCCTCCCTTTCAGCCGCTGGCGGCAGGCGAAGGTGCGGTCGACGGGAACGATGCCTGGCTGGACCAGGCGGTGGCGATCGGAGACCAGGTGCTGGCGCTGGCCGTCGAGGGAGCGGATGGCGACTGGGCGTGGCCCGGGATCATCCATCACCCCGACATGGATCTGCGGGTCGTGGACGTGCTGCGCCCCGATCTCCTCACGGGAACCTGCGGCCTGGGCGTGATGCTGGCCGAGCTGTATGCCGCGACGGGTCTATCGCGTTTCCGCGAGGGCGCGCGGCGGGCGCTGCACTCCACGGAGCGCGCGGCACAGAGCGCACATCC is part of the Chondromyces crocatus genome and encodes:
- the lanM gene encoding type 2 lanthipeptide synthetase LanM, which gives rise to MLTSPFGRFPLGPLSGGMQDALQALAAGSRTVKALAGMVLERDGLGGLTRWTHVFEQWAARGLVQLDAVVDGVRFARFAFTVPVRRFVLPEIATGLQYVMSRFAVCHRGPAELWVESPLQSGKVTLVDARAAALLSVFAQPRTVDEAMAAFPGVSREALIAVLRLLVGAGVFCVRADGVGTKEDADPALRQWEIHDLFFHARSRMGRHNNPTGATFGYVGKVPPPPLVKPVEGQVIPLFRPSSDVLDSRMTLGEAIEWRRSIRSYGKVPVHLNQLAAFLFHVARIRSTFDFEVRNAEGALLETLQLGNRPCPAGGAIHELEIYVTVNQCVDLEAGLYLYRPMEHQLIRISGRSASVEGILTMASRSAAITHAPQVVLTLAARFERMTWKYSSIAYAATLKNVGVLYQTMYLVATAMGLAPCALGNGNSDAFAEAIGTNYYAETSVGEFMLGSLPDGEEAPAWSKFVGHAPNAALAPAAAAQAEEAVSPGGAVSPGGGASPDGSASAGNAAPPGRASTGEVGDALDRELVRLVARAAPPADRTETQWFQPSPEARPEEVARRVGRWVHAVAQGDRARFDALLAARGISQERFLRGVSEVVAEDPERLPRWGRVFVALMRKVVSGAAPTLSEGELARFGGLNPFNDLLHPFLGIALGELRERVAAAGVAVTAQAEMHLVGLLGGRLASAVLHVVDGELQTQLAAARLSGKPLEGATPRLDGSGAGWMERLRRYPALSLLLGTIHANWSGFTEELLRRLAADRALLEAELFSGRALGALDVVRGDAGDRHDHGRAVALLTFDSGHRVVYKPKDLRVSAAFQDLCAALQPSLSMPLHVRRILCREGYAWEAWVEHAPCASPEEVARFYRRMGMTSRLLQLLGARDFWLDNLVACGEHPVFIDLEMVLQPPMRPPSRLSSAEQRAFARVQETVVPSGTVAHSTPIGRGIKAEDLGALTPQRVLSSPFKMAYSAPMKALLAPTTGRHERTAWSKAGYAPVFEGKPAVAADHLGEVLEGYREMHRCLCANEAMLRAEDGPLLRMAGFPIRHIHRDTWSCLQIASDSVRTPLLVDGVTREIFLEGLMRSAVEGSLPDTQAAQMVESEIASFRELDVPLFQARTSETSVRPSTGGVIEAYFSRSALSAALERVAGLQTFPLEEEVDFFRSSFSTGAHEPPPFQPLAAGEGAVDGNDAWLDQAVAIGDQVLALAVEGADGDWAWPGIIHHPDMDLRVVDVLRPDLLTGTCGLGVMLAELYAATGLSRFREGARRALHSTERAAQSAHPLFKVLERGAVQDKGQVACGGFHGIGAQIYALRRGAALLGEPALAKAAAAYVDALPVEKLMQVAPVDVISGASGLLLALLPSSDGAALPGALVAAGAIAARLLEGVQGGASLPAAPWPAEFDLPDSLADVPRGLSLAFARFAHAVKDHPLVERGEALARAHEAFWMAPGRPGSEGASLLVALAVDELGVRSLPELFARVDAYLDVDPGSLGSRRLLGALELALVAYRRTGEARYHRVASTAARALVQRKRARGGWFPDGFAADRHNLSVVTGIGALAHLFMRVHDPKCGRSLRLLE